The following nucleotide sequence is from Brachyspira suanatina.
AGCAGTGATGATATTATGAGAACTGCTTTAGAGAATGCTGTAAGAGTTTTGGAATTGCCTGTTGATTTGAATAGAATATGATTAATATAAAAAGCTCTGGGTAATATAGAAATTATTACCAAGAGCTTATTTTTAATTAATATTTTTTTAATTAATAGATTTAACAACTTCTTTTAATTTGTTTAAATCATCAGCATTAGGGTGTCCCATAGCATTATCATAATTTGCTAATTTAGCTTGAACAACTTTTTTCTCGTCTTCGCTTGCAGCTTTTTCAAGCATGTTTTCTAAATTTTTCTTCTGTCCGTCTATCCATTGACCCTGACAAGCATAAGTACCGATTAAATTATTTGAAGCATCCAAGAAAGTTTTAGCAGGATTAAGCATTTTATCATAATAAGCCTG
It contains:
- a CDS encoding flavodoxin family protein encodes the protein MKYSIVYTSKSGNTEKLALAIKEAANGECLQCVKPDAADNAKVNDSDVVFVGAGSYKGTCDEAAGKFMQTLKNKKVFLFMTVGYGDNQAYYDKMLNPAKTFLDASNNLIGTYACQGQWIDGQKKNLENMLEKAASEDEKKVVQAKLANYDNAMGHPNADDLNKLKEVVKSIN